The Vicia villosa cultivar HV-30 ecotype Madison, WI linkage group LG1, Vvil1.0, whole genome shotgun sequence genome includes a region encoding these proteins:
- the LOC131645216 gene encoding uncharacterized protein LOC131645216 — translation MSDLNGERSKTWNIYTASNPGPSHSQTGGGGVDEEGPWKSFGTSMSAISFGFVATAILISMFLIMAIFEHLFKPTQQFSSTPESMLPTYQEQQHSLPTTKQRNTQSVSSSSSYACDLSVLMPGEQYPTYIAQPAPLPCPREGAYWPSHQHHFVFNN, via the exons ATGAGTGATTTAAACGGCGAAAGATCGAAGACGTGGAACATATACACGGCTTCGAATCCAGGTCCATCGCATTCACAGACAGGAGGAGGAGGAGTTGATGAGGAAGGTCCATGGAAAAGCTTTGGAACATCTATGAGTGCAATATCTTTCGGATTTGTAGCAACAGCGATTTTGATTTCGATGTTTCTAATAATGGCTATATTTGAACATttgtttaaaccaactcaacagTTTTCTTCTACACCTGAATCTATGTTGCCAACTTATCAGGAACAGCAGCACTCGCTGCCAACCACAAAACAACGAAACACGCAATCG gtttcatcatcatcttcttatgCTTGTGATTTATCAGTGTTGATGCCAGGGGAGCAATATCCTACCTACATTGCTCAACCTGCTCCTCTGCCATGTCCAAGGGAAGGAGCTTATTGGCCTTCTCATCAACATCATTTTGTATTTAATAATTAG